A DNA window from Amycolatopsis sp. DSM 110486 contains the following coding sequences:
- a CDS encoding DinB family protein, translating to MSNTSSKVERAWPDPLSGDEMTVQLRFLGFLRATAVNKVAGLTREQAVATPLPSSPRMSALGVVKHLTAVERWWLSIEAGGSDAPSLWPGSPDPSWDLATGDDLASMVAAYRAEWERTAVALAGLTPEERTRRGGEFTVRWVLAHVVQETARHVGHLDALRELADGDVGE from the coding sequence ATGTCGAACACTAGTTCGAAGGTCGAGCGTGCCTGGCCCGACCCGCTGAGCGGCGACGAAATGACCGTCCAGCTGCGGTTCCTCGGGTTCCTGAGGGCGACCGCGGTGAACAAGGTCGCGGGCCTCACCCGGGAGCAAGCGGTCGCGACGCCGTTGCCGAGCTCGCCGCGGATGAGTGCGCTCGGGGTGGTGAAGCACCTGACGGCCGTCGAACGGTGGTGGCTCTCGATCGAGGCCGGTGGCTCCGACGCGCCGTCGTTGTGGCCGGGTTCGCCGGACCCGAGCTGGGACCTGGCCACCGGCGACGACCTGGCGTCGATGGTCGCCGCCTACCGCGCCGAGTGGGAGCGGACGGCTGTCGCGCTCGCGGGTCTCACGCCCGAGGAGCGGACGCGCCGCGGCGGGGAGTTCACCGTGCGGTGGGTACTGGCCCACGTCGTGCAGGAGACCGCCCGCCACGTCGGCCACCTCGACGCGCTGCGCGAGCTGGCGGACGGAGACGTGGGGGAGTGA
- a CDS encoding serine hydrolase — protein sequence MSSTSTIDTSAMDRVLRDAVGAGHAPNVVAVAADRDGIIYEGAAGPRAAGAPEPVSADSHFRIMSMTKMVGTVAALQLRDRGELEFDAPIDTYRPEFADIQVMEGFDGENPVLRPPASRATVAQLVTHTSGLSYWFWNADILKWEQATGTPNVLAGKTVIFDAPMVADPGTTFEYGINTDWLGRVVEAASGKSLDVYLKENITGPLGMAETTFVPSAEQRANLVPVHVQDKDGTWAVTEIDLPTEPEYYTAGHGLYSTPRDYLKFQRMLLGGGTLDGVEVLRKSTVDEAFTNQVGEIEFPAHIPTADPATTHDLDLGPGLKWGWGLVLTTAQQPGMRAPGSGAWAGLCNTHFWVDPASGVTGAIYSQSLPFVPPGQLQMYADFERALYASL from the coding sequence GTGAGCTCGACTTCGACGATCGACACCTCGGCTATGGACCGAGTGCTACGAGACGCGGTCGGCGCTGGGCACGCGCCCAACGTCGTCGCCGTCGCGGCGGATCGTGACGGCATCATCTACGAAGGCGCGGCCGGACCCCGTGCCGCGGGGGCGCCGGAGCCGGTCTCGGCCGACTCGCACTTCCGGATCATGTCCATGACCAAGATGGTGGGCACCGTGGCCGCGCTGCAGCTGCGCGACCGCGGCGAGCTCGAGTTCGACGCCCCCATCGACACCTACCGGCCCGAGTTCGCCGATATCCAGGTAATGGAGGGCTTCGACGGCGAAAACCCGGTGCTGCGCCCGCCCGCGAGCCGTGCGACTGTCGCACAGCTGGTGACGCACACGAGCGGCCTGAGCTACTGGTTCTGGAACGCCGACATCCTCAAGTGGGAGCAGGCCACCGGCACACCGAACGTGCTGGCCGGCAAGACCGTGATCTTCGACGCGCCGATGGTGGCCGACCCGGGCACGACATTCGAGTACGGCATCAACACCGACTGGCTCGGCCGGGTCGTCGAGGCCGCGTCCGGCAAGTCGCTCGACGTCTACCTCAAGGAGAACATCACCGGCCCGCTCGGCATGGCGGAGACGACGTTCGTCCCGAGCGCCGAGCAGCGGGCCAACCTGGTGCCCGTCCACGTGCAGGATAAGGACGGCACCTGGGCGGTCACGGAGATCGACCTGCCGACCGAGCCCGAGTACTACACCGCCGGCCACGGGCTCTACTCCACGCCGCGCGACTACCTGAAGTTCCAGCGCATGTTGCTCGGCGGCGGCACGCTCGACGGGGTCGAGGTGCTTCGGAAGTCCACTGTGGACGAGGCGTTCACCAATCAGGTGGGCGAGATCGAGTTCCCGGCGCACATCCCGACCGCGGACCCGGCGACGACGCACGACCTCGACCTCGGCCCGGGCCTCAAGTGGGGCTGGGGCCTGGTGCTCACCACGGCGCAGCAGCCGGGCATGCGCGCACCCGGCAGCGGTGCGTGGGCAGGACTGTGCAACACGCACTTCTGGGTCGACCCGGCCAGCGGCGTCACCGGCGCGATCTACTCGCAGTCGTTGCCGTTCGTCCCGCCGGGGCAGCTCCAGATGTACGCGGATTTCGAGCGGGCGCTCTACGCCTCGCTCTGA
- a CDS encoding barnase inhibitor translates to MTGNDEDLPVLLVDGSRFSDFAGFVREFSRLLDGYRWRGSLDAFNDVLRGGFGTPDRGWVLRWLDSDVSRRALGYEATVHWLEENLLVCHPGNRSAVAARIAAAQRGEGPTLFDAIVDIIRIHGPGGRESEDGILLELA, encoded by the coding sequence ATGACCGGCAACGACGAGGACCTTCCGGTGTTGCTCGTCGACGGATCCCGTTTTTCCGACTTCGCGGGCTTCGTCCGCGAGTTTTCGCGCCTGCTCGACGGCTACCGCTGGCGTGGGAGCCTGGACGCCTTCAACGACGTGCTCCGGGGCGGCTTCGGCACCCCGGACCGCGGCTGGGTCCTGCGCTGGCTCGACTCGGACGTGTCTCGCCGCGCGCTCGGATACGAGGCGACAGTCCACTGGCTGGAAGAGAATCTCCTGGTCTGCCACCCGGGCAACCGCTCCGCCGTCGCCGCCAGGATCGCCGCCGCGCAACGCGGTGAGGGCCCGACCCTGTTCGACGCGATCGTCGACATCATCCGCATCCACGGCCCCGGTGGTCGAGAATCCGAGGACGGCATCCTGCTGGAACTGGCCTGA